DNA from Marinilabiliales bacterium:
AATAAACCGAGATTTATCCCTTTGTAGGACTTGCGGTTTATATTCTTGAACCCGAATTTGGGAACACGCCTCTGAAGCGGCATCTGTCCTCCCTCGAATCCTGCCTGCCTGCTGTATCCGGAGCGGGATTTCTGACCCTTATGCCCCTTGGTAGCCGTATCGCCCCTGCCGGAACCCTCGCCCCGTCCAAGCCTCTTATTGCGTTTTACCGAACCTTTTGCAGGTTTTAAATTACTCAAATCCATATCTGAAACAATGATTAATTATTTTATCTTTTCGACCTTAAGCAAATGACGCACCTTCTCAACCATGCCCAATACCTGGGGCGTCGATTCAGCTTCGATGCTGCTGCTTATCCTTTTCAGGCCCAAAGCGTCCAGGGTCCTCTTCTGACTCTGGTTACTGCCGATCCTGCTCTTTACCTGTGTAATCCGAATCTTTGCCATGATATATTAATTTCTAACCGTTAAAAACCTTGTCCAATGGTATCCCCCTGAGTTCAGAAACCGTATGTGCATCACGCAACTCCATAAGTGCTTCAAAGGTTGCCTTGACAAGGTTGTGAGGATTGGAAGATCCCTTTGACTTGGCCAGCACGTCGGTTACCCCGACACTTTCAAGCACTGCACGCATCGCACCTCCGGCAACTACACCGGTTCCGTGTGAAGCTGGCTTCAGAAAAACCCTGGCGCCGCCATACTTGGCCACCTGCTCGTGAGGTATCGTGCCTTTGTGTATCGGCACTCTTACCAGGTTCTTCTTGGCATCGTCAATACCCTTTGCAATTGCAGTTGTCACCTCATTGGCCTTACCAAGACCGTATCCCACTATTCCATCTTCATTC
Protein-coding regions in this window:
- a CDS encoding 50S ribosomal protein L15; this translates as MDLSNLKPAKGSVKRNKRLGRGEGSGRGDTATKGHKGQKSRSGYSRQAGFEGGQMPLQRRVPKFGFKNINRKSYKGINLGLLQGLADRTGATSIDVQTLVSAGFVSRNDMVKILGNGTLDAKLEVKAHAFSRSAQEAIEKSGGTAVKI
- a CDS encoding 50S ribosomal protein L30 — encoded protein: MAKIRITQVKSRIGSNQSQKRTLDALGLKRISSSIEAESTPQVLGMVEKVRHLLKVEKIK
- a CDS encoding 30S ribosomal protein S5 — its product is MSTTIRKVKTSDLELKDRVVSIQRVTKVTKGGRTFSFSAIVVVGNEDGIVGYGLGKANEVTTAIAKGIDDAKKNLVRVPIHKGTIPHEQVAKYGGARVFLKPASHGTGVVAGGAMRAVLESVGVTDVLAKSKGSSNPHNLVKATFEALMELRDAHTVSELRGIPLDKVFNG